One Defluviitoga tunisiensis genomic window carries:
- a CDS encoding Csac_0668 family 2Fe-2S cluster-binding (seleno)protein, whose translation MGKETLSNYCCGNLGESSCEVEKNNFCPVCEKQGTLVKNITVKHMVLNELTEQIGDNDYYLCMNEECDITYYNTKFNVKFNKQQVKVPIWFKKDADPKYACYCSEVTEDQVIEAVVKHGAKTVKEMNAITGAMKNSNCKENNPLGVCCHKIIQEAIDKGLK comes from the coding sequence ATGGGAAAGGAAACTTTGAGTAATTATTGTTGCGGAAATTTAGGAGAATCATCTTGTGAGGTAGAAAAGAACAATTTTTGTCCTGTATGCGAAAAACAAGGTACTCTTGTTAAAAACATTACAGTAAAGCATATGGTACTTAACGAGTTAACGGAACAAATCGGTGATAACGATTATTATTTATGTATGAATGAGGAATGTGATATTACTTACTATAATACGAAATTTAATGTTAAGTTTAATAAACAACAGGTTAAAGTCCCAATATGGTTTAAGAAAGATGCAGATCCTAAGTATGCTTGTTATTGCAGCGAAGTCACAGAAGATCAGGTAATTGAAGCAGTTGTAAAGCATGGCGCGAAAACCGTAAAAGAAATGAATGCCATAACTGGGGCAATGAAAAATTCTAATTGTAAAGAAAACAATCCGTTGGGAGTATGTTGCCATAAGATTATTCAGGAAGCTATCGATAAAGGCTTAAAGTAA
- a CDS encoding helix-turn-helix domain-containing protein, whose amino-acid sequence MDQIKIGKFIASCRKEQGMTQAALAEKLGISDQAVSKWETGKSMPDLDKISELCGYLGIDVNELLSGEKLTMEQYKEHAERNLIETLSSSSFTLKEKIEFYKKKWLKEHIAFMVMLAVIIVAMLVAGVIMKNSVVIAIAVVLFPVFHAIRYNSMMIYVERSVYDGSGNQQ is encoded by the coding sequence ATGGATCAAATAAAAATCGGAAAATTCATAGCATCCTGTCGAAAGGAGCAGGGCATGACTCAGGCGGCTCTTGCAGAGAAGCTCGGAATCAGTGACCAGGCAGTATCAAAGTGGGAGACCGGGAAGTCGATGCCTGATTTGGATAAAATTTCGGAGCTCTGTGGTTACCTTGGTATTGATGTAAATGAACTCCTGTCTGGTGAGAAGCTTACTATGGAGCAATATAAAGAACACGCTGAACGAAATCTAATAGAAACATTAAGCAGCAGCTCTTTTACTCTCAAGGAGAAAATTGAATTTTATAAAAAGAAATGGCTGAAAGAGCATATCGCATTCATGGTGATGCTCGCAGTTATAATTGTAGCTATGCTGGTTGCAGGAGTTATTATGAAAAATTCTGTGGTTATTGCTATTGCGGTTGTTCTTTTTCCGGTGTTTCATGCGATAAGATATAACAGCATGATGATATACGTTGAGCGAAGTGTCTATGACGGAAGCGGAAATCAGCAATAA
- a CDS encoding GyrI-like domain-containing protein, whose translation MAFDYKKEYKEFYMPKNKPSIVDIPTMNYIAVRGSGNPNLEGSEYKESIGLLYGIAFTIKMSKMGDYQIEGYFDYVVPPLEGFWWQENTKGIDYAHKENFKFISIIRLPDFVKKVDFDWAVSEASKKKKKDFSKVEFLTYEEGLCVQCMHIGPIDNEPATIQLMHEYMRKEGYELDITEKRFHHEIYLSDARKVAPERLKTVIRHPIKKV comes from the coding sequence ATGGCGTTTGATTATAAAAAGGAATACAAAGAGTTTTATATGCCAAAGAATAAACCAAGTATTGTAGATATCCCAACCATGAACTATATTGCAGTTCGTGGTTCTGGTAATCCTAATTTGGAGGGTAGTGAATACAAAGAATCAATAGGTTTACTTTATGGCATTGCCTTTACTATAAAAATGAGTAAGATGGGAGACTACCAGATAGAAGGATATTTTGACTATGTTGTACCTCCTTTAGAGGGATTTTGGTGGCAGGAAAATACTAAAGGAATTGATTATGCGCATAAAGAGAATTTTAAGTTTATTTCAATAATTCGTTTACCTGATTTTGTGAAAAAAGTAGATTTTGATTGGGCAGTATCAGAGGCTTCAAAGAAAAAGAAAAAAGATTTTTCCAAAGTTGAGTTTTTGACTTATGAAGAAGGTTTATGTGTACAGTGTATGCACATAGGACCCATTGATAACGAACCTGCAACTATTCAACTTATGCATGAATATATGAGAAAAGAAGGATATGAGCTTGATATTACAGAGAAGAGATTTCATCACGAAATTTATCTTAGTGATGCTAGAAAAGTTGCTCCAGAAAGGTTAAAAACTGTTATAAGACATCCTATAAAAAAGGTATGA
- a CDS encoding P-II family nitrogen regulator, with protein sequence MNNNTKSYELIYVILNFGMGSRVYKYARELGIKRGMIILGKGTVKSPLLEFLGITDVRKEIILMVCESSKINEIVPKIVDTFHIDKPNKGILFTIPIKDFYDLQNNGKKYVSAEVKTNGGVKNTMYDAIFVVVDKGKAEFVVEAANEAGAKGGTIIHARGAGEYEIEKIFSMEIEPEKDIVLIIVKEELTEAVVNSIRDKLDIEKEGAGIIFVQEVDQAYGLI encoded by the coding sequence ATGAACAATAATACAAAAAGTTATGAACTAATATACGTAATCTTGAATTTTGGAATGGGAAGTAGGGTTTATAAATATGCTCGAGAGCTAGGAATAAAAAGAGGAATGATTATTCTTGGAAAAGGAACAGTAAAAAGTCCTCTTTTAGAATTCTTAGGTATAACTGATGTAAGAAAAGAAATAATACTGATGGTTTGTGAAAGTTCAAAAATAAATGAAATCGTTCCTAAAATAGTTGATACCTTTCATATTGATAAACCAAATAAGGGTATACTGTTCACTATTCCAATTAAAGATTTTTATGATTTACAAAACAACGGTAAAAAATACGTTTCAGCAGAAGTAAAGACAAATGGAGGTGTCAAAAATACTATGTATGATGCAATATTTGTTGTTGTTGATAAAGGGAAGGCAGAATTTGTAGTAGAGGCCGCAAACGAAGCAGGAGCAAAAGGTGGTACAATTATCCATGCAAGAGGCGCAGGTGAATACGAAATAGAAAAAATATTTTCTATGGAGATTGAACCAGAAAAAGACATAGTATTAATAATAGTAAAAGAGGAATTAACAGAGGCAGTTGTCAATTCTATTAGAGATAAATTAGATATCGAAAAAGAAGGTGCAGGAATAATATTTGTTCAAGAAGTAGATCAAGCTTACGGTTTAATATAA
- a CDS encoding DUF1538 domain-containing protein, which translates to MNVLLKKFRDAVFSVIPITIIVLILNFTIVPLGTTPLIKFLIGAVLIIFGLFIFLIGVDIAIIPMGDMLGSTILETNSIWKIILICFLFGFSISVVEPVLHIVAGQIDYVTAGAISKSLIIISVSIGVGVLITLGVIRPMFNIPLRLCLTIIYSIIFILALIAPPEFISISFDAPGATTGVLTVPFISSLAIGLFSKRAGKESEEDSFGLVGITTSGAVIALLIMSIFVRNADLSHTINHYTSNNITSSSIAGSFLKLVPSIMLETLSALLPIVIIFLVFQVISFKLSKNSFLNIIKGFVHTFIGAVLFLTGANGGFMDVGVTIGGTLTSFENKIVVILFGFLLGAVAILAEPSVYVISKQIEEVTSGYIKGSLIISAFSIGVGFAVALSVIRTIVPGFKLWYYLLPGYALAVILSYFVPNLFVGIAFDSGGVATGLMAATFILAFAQGAAGVVEGSNALVDGFGTISIIALMPVLTLLIFGLIFKVKSSKGGTQKNEQ; encoded by the coding sequence TTGAATGTACTATTGAAAAAGTTTAGGGATGCTGTATTCTCTGTAATCCCTATTACTATTATTGTATTGATTCTGAATTTTACAATTGTTCCTTTAGGTACAACACCCTTAATTAAATTTCTAATTGGGGCTGTTTTGATTATTTTTGGTTTATTTATATTTCTAATTGGAGTAGATATAGCAATTATTCCGATGGGAGATATGCTGGGCTCGACCATTCTAGAAACCAACAGTATATGGAAAATCATATTAATATGTTTCTTATTTGGATTCAGTATCTCAGTAGTTGAACCTGTTTTACATATTGTAGCGGGTCAGATAGATTATGTTACAGCAGGTGCAATTTCAAAATCACTTATTATCATTTCAGTTTCAATTGGAGTAGGTGTTTTAATTACGTTAGGGGTTATTAGACCTATGTTTAATATCCCTCTAAGGCTGTGTTTAACTATTATTTACTCTATTATATTTATACTCGCATTGATTGCTCCTCCTGAATTTATTTCTATTTCTTTTGATGCACCTGGAGCTACAACAGGTGTTCTAACTGTACCTTTTATTTCATCACTTGCCATTGGATTGTTTTCAAAAAGGGCTGGGAAAGAATCTGAAGAAGATAGTTTTGGCTTAGTTGGTATTACAACAAGCGGTGCGGTAATTGCTTTGCTTATCATGAGTATTTTCGTACGAAACGCTGATTTGTCACATACTATAAACCATTACACAAGTAATAACATTACTTCCAGTTCTATTGCAGGTAGTTTTTTAAAATTGGTTCCATCAATTATGCTTGAAACGTTATCGGCATTGTTGCCAATAGTAATAATATTCTTAGTTTTTCAAGTTATATCTTTCAAATTATCTAAAAATTCCTTTTTAAATATAATAAAAGGTTTTGTTCATACATTCATAGGTGCGGTATTATTTCTAACAGGCGCTAACGGAGGATTTATGGATGTTGGTGTAACAATCGGAGGTACGCTTACTTCCTTCGAGAATAAAATAGTAGTAATACTCTTTGGATTTTTACTAGGTGCCGTTGCTATTTTAGCTGAACCATCTGTCTATGTAATTTCAAAACAAATAGAAGAAGTAACTAGCGGCTATATAAAAGGTTCACTTATTATATCTGCTTTTTCTATTGGTGTAGGATTTGCGGTTGCACTGTCTGTCATTAGAACTATTGTACCTGGCTTTAAATTGTGGTATTATTTATTACCAGGGTATGCCCTGGCGGTAATACTAAGTTACTTTGTACCTAACTTGTTTGTAGGAATCGCATTTGATTCTGGAGGCGTGGCAACGGGACTTATGGCTGCTACTTTTATTTTGGCTTTTGCACAAGGCGCTGCTGGGGTTGTAGAAGGATCAAATGCTTTAGTTGATGGGTTTGGAACTATCTCAATAATAGCTTTAATGCCTGTTCTAACGCTACTAATATTTGGATTAATTTTCAAAGTCAAAAGCTCCAAAGGAGGAACTCAAAAAAATGAACAATAA
- a CDS encoding gluconokinase encodes MKHVLVLDVGTTNMKLAIVNEQGNVVSQETKKINMYRNEEGAAEHNPKELWDDFLELSQKIVPSFENEIALLVLSGYQFGFLPIDKNNQPLTGMITLLDTRSQSIMIDFENKFSTEKIYQKTGCPPAFNYTLQRILWLKKEKPEVFRNIYKILDIKSFFIYNLTGQFISEPSIASTTQLLDIKTQDWDDELIAQAGIKKEQLPRLLPGNAIADLIKKEVADKIGLKKQIPVMLGVYDGGAMILGMGGFEDNAVCNLGTTAMFRCAYSKPLLDKSGDYRLQTYALLPNLWATGGAVNNAGIVIDWFINNIAKGMNYEDLNKEALKASAGSNGLICFPFLTGERDPRIGSLATGSFFGLKTTHTTSHLARSIFEGIGYSLNLIKIALEENNVHLKYLTVGGSGSKSEVWPQILADIFNMPVTKSLTENATLIGEAMLAFTEIGLYKNLKEAGKIFIKKGDSYQPNPVNVKKYESFYEFFSEMVTCYHDKYIKHSIISKD; translated from the coding sequence ATGAAACATGTTCTAGTTCTTGATGTTGGTACAACAAACATGAAACTCGCAATTGTAAACGAACAGGGAAATGTTGTCTCTCAAGAAACAAAAAAAATAAATATGTATAGAAACGAAGAAGGAGCTGCTGAACACAATCCCAAAGAGCTGTGGGATGATTTTCTTGAACTATCTCAAAAAATTGTACCTAGTTTTGAAAACGAAATCGCTCTATTAGTATTATCTGGATATCAATTTGGCTTCTTACCTATAGATAAAAACAATCAACCCTTAACTGGGATGATCACGTTATTAGACACTAGATCCCAATCGATAATGATAGATTTCGAAAACAAATTCTCCACAGAAAAAATCTATCAAAAAACAGGATGTCCACCTGCATTTAACTATACTTTACAACGAATCTTATGGCTTAAAAAGGAAAAACCGGAAGTTTTTAGAAACATATACAAGATATTAGATATTAAAAGTTTTTTTATATATAATTTAACTGGACAGTTTATATCAGAACCAAGCATAGCTTCTACAACTCAACTATTAGATATCAAAACACAAGATTGGGATGATGAATTAATAGCGCAAGCGGGCATTAAAAAAGAACAACTCCCAAGATTATTACCTGGAAATGCTATAGCAGATCTTATCAAAAAAGAAGTTGCTGATAAAATAGGACTGAAAAAACAAATTCCTGTGATGCTCGGTGTTTATGATGGTGGAGCTATGATCTTAGGAATGGGAGGCTTTGAAGATAACGCCGTTTGTAACCTTGGAACTACTGCTATGTTCAGATGCGCTTACAGTAAACCTTTACTTGATAAAAGTGGTGATTATAGACTTCAAACTTATGCTTTGCTTCCAAATCTTTGGGCAACAGGTGGTGCAGTAAACAATGCAGGTATTGTTATCGATTGGTTTATAAATAATATAGCAAAGGGCATGAATTATGAGGATCTAAACAAGGAAGCTTTGAAAGCCTCAGCAGGATCAAATGGCTTAATCTGCTTTCCTTTTTTAACTGGAGAAAGAGACCCAAGGATAGGAAGCCTTGCAACGGGTAGTTTCTTTGGTTTAAAAACTACTCATACCACTTCACATCTCGCACGATCCATATTTGAAGGAATTGGTTACAGTTTAAATCTTATAAAAATTGCTCTAGAAGAAAATAACGTTCATTTGAAATATCTAACTGTTGGAGGGTCTGGTAGCAAAAGCGAGGTTTGGCCTCAAATATTAGCAGACATCTTCAATATGCCTGTTACTAAATCTCTCACAGAAAATGCTACCTTAATAGGCGAAGCAATGCTCGCTTTTACTGAAATCGGTCTCTATAAAAATCTTAAAGAAGCAGGCAAAATTTTTATAAAAAAAGGAGATAGTTATCAACCCAATCCTGTAAACGTAAAAAAGTATGAATCCTTTTATGAATTCTTTAGTGAAATGGTTACTTGCTATCATGACAAATATATTAAGCACAGCATTATTTCAAAAGATTAA
- a CDS encoding D-isomer specific 2-hydroxyacid dehydrogenase family protein — translation MSKNYKIAIVNSSTFGVYFPDLIQRLKKIGDIERIEVDPNINGKNLAKKLKGFTFVISSVTPTFSEEFFRYNKDVKLIARHGIGYNNVDIKAATENEVMVTRVYGVHERDAVAEIAVSLMLICLRGIIPAYQAVLQNKWHERKNFVGKELSKITVGIIGYGNIGSRVGEIVKEGFKSEVIAYDPYIADKVIEKTGVQPVEFDELFKKSDVISLNASLNEGNYHFINKKAFQKMKDGVVIVNTARGELINLPDFVEALETGKVFAAGLDVLETEPIEPDNPLLKFPNVYIVPHIGGYGTYSLRKMDEKMVEDIEKLVNGEIPDQIVNPEVISKILETFQGKNNR, via the coding sequence GTGAGTAAAAATTACAAAATAGCCATTGTAAATTCTAGTACCTTTGGGGTATACTTTCCGGATTTAATACAAAGATTGAAAAAAATAGGCGATATTGAAAGGATTGAAGTTGATCCAAATATTAATGGAAAAAATTTAGCCAAAAAACTAAAAGGTTTCACGTTTGTCATATCAAGTGTAACCCCCACTTTTTCTGAAGAGTTTTTTAGATATAACAAAGACGTAAAATTAATTGCTCGTCACGGTATAGGTTACAATAATGTAGACATAAAGGCTGCTACAGAAAATGAAGTAATGGTTACAAGGGTTTATGGTGTACACGAACGAGACGCAGTAGCTGAAATAGCAGTTAGTTTGATGCTAATATGTTTAAGAGGTATAATCCCTGCATATCAAGCTGTACTACAAAATAAATGGCATGAAAGGAAAAACTTCGTAGGAAAAGAACTTTCAAAAATTACCGTAGGTATTATTGGCTACGGAAACATTGGAAGTAGAGTTGGGGAAATAGTAAAAGAAGGTTTTAAATCAGAAGTAATTGCTTATGACCCATACATAGCAGACAAGGTTATAGAAAAAACAGGGGTACAACCTGTTGAATTCGATGAATTATTTAAAAAATCTGACGTAATTAGTCTTAATGCTTCTCTCAATGAAGGAAACTACCACTTTATCAACAAGAAAGCCTTTCAAAAAATGAAAGACGGAGTAGTAATCGTTAACACTGCAAGAGGAGAATTAATAAATCTTCCAGATTTTGTCGAAGCACTAGAAACAGGGAAAGTGTTTGCTGCAGGACTTGATGTATTAGAAACCGAGCCAATAGAACCTGACAATCCTCTGTTAAAATTCCCAAATGTCTATATCGTGCCTCATATTGGAGGATATGGAACTTATTCCTTAAGAAAGATGGACGAAAAAATGGTTGAAGACATTGAAAAATTAGTAAATGGTGAAATTCCTGATCAAATAGTTAATCCTGAAGTCATATCAAAAATTCTAGAAACCTTCCAAGGTAAAAATAATCGCTAA
- the gndA gene encoding NADP-dependent phosphogluconate dehydrogenase, producing the protein MSLEKCDIGVVGMAVMGQNLALNIESKGYKVAVYNRDHDKTKKFIEERASNKNILGTYTYEELAKSLNRPRKIMLMVKAGKPVDDVIEQLLPNLEKGDIIIDGGNSHYKDTNRRFKYLQDKGIRFLGTGISGGEYGALHGPSIMPGGDKSAYEEMKDIFEAIAAKTEDGPCVAYLGPSSSGHYVKMVHNGIEYAIMELISEAYDIMRKVFRLSADEMHEIFKKWNDEHKSYLMEITYKILEWKDEETGKPLVDVILDSAQQKGTGKWSVQDALDLNISIPTINAAVNARTLSAIKHERLEIGNIFDTPVNNSLNNDFINSVRDALYIATIIAYAEGMKLLQVASSEYGYGLDLSEVARIWEDGCIIRSALLKPIQKSFKSKPNLVNLIISEEFRKDFENRIPKLREVVSEIKKIGIPIPAFASALDYFDGLRSKELPANLIQAQRDFFGAHTYQRKDKEGIFHTEWQDIHNI; encoded by the coding sequence ATGAGCTTGGAAAAGTGTGATATCGGAGTAGTTGGAATGGCTGTAATGGGTCAAAACTTGGCGTTAAATATAGAATCCAAAGGATATAAAGTGGCAGTGTACAACAGGGATCACGATAAAACAAAAAAATTCATCGAAGAAAGAGCTAGCAATAAAAATATATTAGGTACATATACTTATGAAGAACTAGCTAAATCTCTAAATAGGCCTCGAAAAATAATGCTAATGGTTAAAGCTGGAAAACCGGTTGACGATGTTATAGAACAGCTCCTTCCTAACTTAGAAAAAGGTGACATAATTATTGACGGTGGAAACTCTCATTATAAAGATACGAACAGACGATTTAAATATCTACAAGACAAAGGAATAAGGTTTTTAGGTACAGGAATAAGTGGCGGTGAATATGGGGCACTTCATGGCCCTTCGATTATGCCAGGTGGAGATAAATCCGCATATGAAGAAATGAAGGATATTTTTGAGGCCATAGCTGCAAAAACTGAAGATGGACCTTGTGTAGCTTATCTAGGTCCATCATCAAGTGGTCATTATGTAAAGATGGTCCATAATGGTATTGAATACGCAATTATGGAATTAATCTCAGAAGCCTACGATATAATGAGAAAAGTATTTAGGTTATCTGCTGATGAAATGCATGAAATTTTCAAAAAATGGAACGATGAGCACAAATCTTATTTAATGGAGATAACCTACAAAATATTAGAATGGAAAGATGAAGAAACAGGAAAACCTTTAGTTGACGTTATACTAGACAGTGCTCAACAAAAAGGAACTGGAAAATGGAGCGTACAAGATGCGCTTGACTTGAATATCTCTATCCCTACGATTAATGCAGCGGTTAATGCTAGAACACTTTCAGCAATTAAGCATGAAAGATTAGAAATAGGGAATATATTTGACACCCCTGTAAACAATTCACTAAACAATGATTTTATAAATTCTGTTAGAGATGCTTTGTATATCGCAACAATAATAGCTTATGCGGAAGGTATGAAATTGCTCCAGGTTGCCTCATCTGAATACGGATATGGACTTGATCTTTCAGAAGTAGCAAGAATCTGGGAAGACGGCTGTATTATTAGGTCTGCTCTATTAAAACCCATTCAAAAATCTTTTAAATCAAAACCAAACCTAGTGAATTTAATAATTTCTGAAGAATTCAGAAAAGATTTCGAAAATAGAATACCAAAATTAAGAGAAGTGGTCTCTGAGATTAAAAAAATTGGAATTCCTATCCCTGCTTTTGCTTCAGCTCTCGATTATTTTGATGGATTAAGATCTAAAGAATTACCTGCTAATTTAATACAGGCTCAAAGAGATTTTTTTGGAGCTCACACATACCAAAGAAAAGATAAAGAAGGTATATTCCATACTGAATGGCAGGATATACATAATATCTAA
- a CDS encoding SDR family oxidoreductase has translation MNISDFFDVKDKTIVITGGAGIICSEMARTLGSLGANIVVLDLSESAMEKLSKELSEKNIKHIVLKTNVLEKEQLLKAKEETILNFGKIDVLINGAGGNHPSATTSQDKSFFELPQDAVQWVFNLNFLGTFLASQVFGEYFAEKGEGQIINISSMNAFRPLTNIPAYSAAKAAVSNFTQWLAVHMNHNYSKKIRVNAVAPGFLLTNQNKFLLTNDDGSLTTRGNKILEHTPMERFGTPQDLISTILWLISEKSSFVNGIVVPIDGGFSAYSGV, from the coding sequence ATGAACATTTCTGATTTTTTCGATGTAAAAGATAAAACTATCGTAATTACGGGTGGAGCTGGGATAATTTGCTCTGAAATGGCAAGAACTTTAGGTAGTTTAGGCGCAAACATTGTTGTCTTAGATTTATCAGAATCTGCCATGGAAAAACTAAGCAAAGAACTCTCAGAAAAAAATATCAAACACATTGTTTTAAAAACCAACGTACTAGAAAAAGAACAATTATTAAAAGCAAAAGAAGAAACGATATTGAATTTTGGTAAAATAGATGTATTGATAAATGGTGCAGGTGGAAATCATCCATCGGCAACTACAAGTCAAGATAAAAGTTTTTTTGAATTGCCTCAAGACGCCGTTCAATGGGTATTCAACTTAAATTTTCTTGGTACTTTTTTAGCTAGCCAGGTTTTTGGGGAATATTTTGCTGAAAAAGGTGAAGGACAAATTATTAACATTTCTTCTATGAATGCCTTTAGACCTCTAACAAATATACCTGCATACTCTGCTGCAAAAGCAGCTGTAAGTAATTTCACACAATGGTTAGCTGTTCATATGAACCACAATTACTCTAAAAAGATAAGGGTTAATGCGGTAGCTCCTGGTTTCTTACTAACAAATCAAAATAAGTTTTTACTAACAAATGATGATGGAAGCTTAACTACAAGAGGCAATAAAATTTTAGAACATACTCCAATGGAAAGATTTGGTACACCTCAAGATCTAATCTCAACTATTCTTTGGTTAATAAGTGAAAAATCATCGTTTGTCAATGGTATAGTTGTTCCGATTGATGGAGGATTTTCTGCCTACAGCGGGGTCTAA
- a CDS encoding metallophosphoesterase family protein: MIDIMCVSDEEVFLQNKENRKIDLLISAGDLSPGYLDYLVNEFKPTFSIMVHGNHDKKFFSKTYEEENYSFSKVYKGIYVLNHGIINLKKFINKDIVVAGFSGALSYGYRPFHFSENDVQKFKREIFFKSSFRGNEYKFIDIMVTHNAPYVKGTIQRYSQSHPPSINLGKLFYSLRPKIWIYGHIHPRYGQQELDFVIENSKHKCYLINAIPYKFIKYDEENKEVVEIETFKRIEPKLVLINQ, encoded by the coding sequence ATGATAGACATTATGTGCGTATCAGATGAAGAAGTATTCTTACAGAATAAAGAAAATAGAAAAATTGATTTACTCATATCTGCCGGAGATCTTTCTCCGGGATACCTTGATTATCTTGTTAATGAGTTTAAACCGACGTTTAGTATAATGGTACACGGAAATCATGATAAAAAATTTTTTTCAAAGACTTATGAAGAGGAAAATTATTCGTTTTCTAAGGTATATAAAGGTATTTACGTTCTTAATCATGGTATTATTAATTTAAAGAAATTTATAAATAAAGATATTGTTGTTGCAGGATTTTCTGGTGCCTTATCATATGGATATAGGCCTTTTCATTTCTCAGAAAATGATGTTCAAAAATTTAAAAGAGAAATTTTTTTTAAGAGCTCTTTCAGAGGGAACGAGTATAAATTTATAGATATAATGGTAACTCATAATGCACCATATGTAAAAGGGACAATTCAAAGATATAGTCAATCACATCCTCCTTCAATTAATCTAGGAAAACTATTCTATTCTTTACGTCCAAAAATATGGATTTATGGTCATATTCATCCTAGATATGGGCAGCAGGAATTAGATTTTGTAATTGAAAATTCAAAACATAAATGTTATTTAATAAATGCAATTCCTTATAAATTTATAAAATACGACGAAGAAAACAAAGAAGTTGTTGAGATAGAAACATTTAAAAGAATCGAACCAAAGTTAGTTTTAATTAACCAATAA